In Janibacter cremeus, a genomic segment contains:
- the cysC gene encoding adenylyl-sulfate kinase: MTAPARAHQHCPPFAQLDALERLRVGACAPTDPTLPIADEVRDAAQRHGLEVVDPEGVPIARFPAEQIGSSGATGTPEWLGNGSPRPYERLYLSPAQVRSTVDADALTVVVDRRLNRTDTAEIRSLADGRPILLLVLSGPTMSPYTRGVTLLRRSLEVAKSLTDAGVVAVPLDPKIAATDPALQDEVVSAYAPGKLAWLGAHTTGLPGSQTMHGAGDSGGLVLFFTGLSGSGKSTVARAVREAILEEDGRPVSILDGDVVRRHLSAGLTFSPEDRETNIRRIGWVAAEIAYHGGAAICSPIAPYDSTRKAVRAMATDRGGDFVLVHVSTPVEECARRDRKGLYAKAMAGEITDFTGVNAPYEAPADAELDLDTSSISVEQARDRVLDLLRERGHLADGSQPEWSI; the protein is encoded by the coding sequence GTGACCGCACCTGCCCGCGCCCACCAGCACTGCCCCCCCTTCGCCCAGCTCGACGCTCTCGAGCGGCTGCGGGTCGGCGCCTGTGCACCGACCGACCCCACGCTGCCCATCGCCGACGAGGTGCGGGATGCGGCGCAGCGTCACGGACTGGAGGTCGTGGACCCGGAGGGCGTCCCCATTGCCCGGTTCCCGGCCGAGCAGATCGGCAGCAGCGGCGCCACCGGGACCCCTGAGTGGTTGGGCAACGGCTCCCCCCGGCCCTACGAGCGCCTCTACCTCTCCCCCGCCCAGGTGCGCTCGACGGTGGACGCTGACGCGCTGACTGTGGTCGTCGACCGACGACTCAACCGCACCGACACCGCCGAGATCCGCTCCCTCGCCGACGGCCGACCCATCCTGCTGCTCGTCCTGTCCGGTCCGACGATGTCGCCCTACACCCGGGGAGTGACCCTGCTGCGTCGCAGCCTCGAGGTGGCCAAGAGTCTGACGGACGCTGGCGTCGTTGCCGTGCCCCTCGACCCGAAGATCGCGGCCACGGACCCTGCGTTGCAGGACGAAGTGGTCTCCGCGTACGCGCCCGGCAAGCTCGCCTGGCTCGGCGCCCACACCACCGGCCTACCCGGCAGCCAGACGATGCACGGTGCCGGCGACTCGGGAGGACTGGTGCTCTTCTTCACCGGGCTGTCCGGCTCCGGCAAGTCCACCGTGGCCCGAGCCGTCCGCGAGGCGATCCTCGAGGAGGACGGCCGTCCCGTCTCCATCCTCGACGGCGACGTCGTGCGGCGCCACCTCTCGGCGGGCCTCACCTTCTCCCCCGAGGACCGCGAGACCAACATCCGCCGCATCGGGTGGGTCGCTGCCGAGATCGCCTACCACGGTGGCGCCGCGATCTGCTCCCCCATCGCGCCCTACGACTCCACCCGCAAGGCCGTGCGTGCGATGGCCACCGACCGCGGCGGCGACTTCGTCCTGGTCCACGTCAGCACCCCCGTCGAGGAGTGCGCCCGACGCGACCGCAAGGGCCTGTACGCCAAGGCCATGGCAGGGGAGATCACCGACTTCACCGGCGTCAACGCGCCCTACGAGGCGCCCGCGGACGCCGAGCTCGATCTCGACACGTCGTCGATCAGCGTCGAGCAGGCCCGGGACCGTGTACTGGACCTGCTGCGAGAGCGCGGCCATCTCGCCGACGGCTCCCAGCCGGAGTGGAGCATCTGA
- a CDS encoding sulfite exporter TauE/SafE family protein, whose translation MWDVTSLLLVAFGVGIVIGLTGMGGGALMTPALIFLGIPPTVAVANDLVAAAVNKSVGAAAHLKHGAPDLRLAGLLIVGSVPTAAAGGWLINQVGSPEEQQAFVKAAIGVALLLAAGTYVLRTLLNMRHNIQVASEGGTTHHEDTPKLRVVPTIVIGALGGLLVGLTSVGSGSLIMVALLMLYPRLAPNKLVGTDLVQAIPLVLAAAVGHVLYEGVDWSILLPLIIGGAPGTYLGARLASWVQQNVVRRGIAIVLSLTGLGMLGLPPVWVGIAGATLLVLGPIVWGLVRKGHGLPPFPNTREEGLQAAANRYKQRQGSHHD comes from the coding sequence ATGTGGGATGTCACCTCCCTGCTTCTGGTCGCCTTCGGCGTCGGGATCGTCATCGGCCTGACCGGCATGGGCGGTGGCGCCCTGATGACCCCTGCCCTGATCTTCCTGGGCATCCCCCCGACGGTCGCCGTGGCCAACGACCTCGTCGCCGCCGCCGTCAACAAGTCGGTCGGAGCCGCCGCCCACCTGAAGCACGGCGCACCCGACCTCAGGCTGGCCGGGCTCCTGATCGTGGGCTCCGTCCCGACCGCCGCCGCCGGGGGGTGGCTGATCAACCAAGTCGGCTCGCCCGAAGAGCAGCAGGCCTTCGTCAAGGCCGCTATCGGCGTTGCGCTGCTCCTGGCTGCAGGCACGTACGTGCTGCGCACCCTGCTGAACATGCGCCACAACATCCAGGTCGCCAGCGAGGGTGGCACCACCCACCACGAGGACACCCCCAAACTGCGGGTCGTCCCCACGATCGTCATCGGCGCCCTCGGCGGCCTGCTCGTCGGCCTGACCAGCGTCGGGTCCGGCTCGCTGATCATGGTCGCCCTGCTCATGCTCTATCCGCGTTTGGCGCCGAACAAGTTGGTCGGTACCGACCTCGTCCAGGCCATCCCGCTCGTGCTGGCCGCAGCGGTCGGCCACGTGCTCTACGAGGGCGTCGATTGGTCCATCCTGCTGCCGCTGATCATCGGCGGCGCGCCCGGCACCTACCTCGGCGCCCGCCTAGCCTCCTGGGTCCAGCAGAACGTCGTGCGCCGCGGCATCGCCATCGTGCTCTCGCTGACCGGACTGGGCATGCTTGGCCTGCCCCCGGTATGGGTCGGGATCGCCGGCGCGACGTTGCTCGTCCTCGGGCCCATCGTGTGGGGACTGGTCCGCAAGGGCCACGGGCTTCCTCCCTTCCCCAACACCCGAGAAGAAGGCCTGCAGGCCGCCGCGAACCGCTACAAGCAACGACAAGGAAGCCACCATGACTGA